The Kitasatospora paranensis genome has a window encoding:
- a CDS encoding DUF3040 domain-containing protein: MGALLPEPERLILDDIERRLRRQDPGLDRRLRHRHGPLRALAWRPGVLVAAVGVLTAAAAAGVLWAAAGGRAAVVPAAGVATAAALGTAATFRRLAAIRAARTARPLTPGRVRRGWR, translated from the coding sequence ATGGGCGCACTCCTCCCCGAGCCGGAGCGGCTGATCCTCGACGACATCGAGCGCCGCCTGCGGCGGCAGGACCCGGGCCTGGACCGCCGGTTGCGGCACCGGCACGGCCCGCTGCGCGCATTGGCCTGGCGGCCCGGCGTCCTCGTCGCCGCGGTCGGCGTCCTCACCGCGGCGGCCGCCGCCGGCGTGCTCTGGGCCGCGGCCGGCGGGCGGGCGGCCGTCGTGCCCGCGGCCGGCGTCGCCACCGCCGCAGCGCTGGGCACCGCCGCGACCTTCCGCCGGCTCGCGGCGATCCGGGCCGCCCGCACGGCCCGGCCGCTGACACCCGGCCGCGTGCGCAGGGGGTGGCGGTGA
- a CDS encoding AAA family ATPase — MPGPRAADERRTAPPASTAPPDTIPLLPTTPLHPAGLVDLRGRPGPALSVHYPADAVVVVSGLPGSGKSTLLGRWSDRARVVDPRVTHLDCEAVMPGWLPYAAYRPWARLRHLARLRAAVRAGGPLLVHDCGSRPWLRRWLARGAARRGRTLHLVLLDVGADVALTGQESRQRWASGRVFAGHRRGLGRLLAALAVDGRGAVPEAASLLLLDRVSRERAADVGFAGPGAG, encoded by the coding sequence ATGCCAGGACCGCGCGCGGCGGACGAACGCCGCACCGCCCCACCGGCCTCGACCGCGCCGCCGGACACCATCCCTCTGCTGCCGACCACCCCGCTGCACCCCGCCGGCCTGGTCGACCTGCGCGGGCGGCCCGGACCGGCGCTGTCCGTGCACTACCCCGCGGACGCAGTGGTGGTCGTCTCCGGCCTGCCCGGCAGCGGCAAGAGCACGCTGCTCGGCCGCTGGTCCGACCGGGCCCGGGTGGTCGACCCGCGGGTGACGCACCTCGACTGCGAGGCCGTGATGCCCGGCTGGCTGCCGTACGCCGCCTACCGGCCCTGGGCGCGGCTGCGCCACCTGGCCCGGCTGCGGGCCGCCGTCCGGGCCGGCGGGCCGCTGCTCGTCCACGACTGCGGCAGCCGGCCGTGGCTGCGCCGGTGGCTGGCGCGCGGCGCCGCCCGCCGTGGCCGCACCCTGCACCTGGTGCTGCTGGACGTCGGTGCGGACGTGGCCCTGACCGGTCAGGAGTCCCGGCAGCGGTGGGCCTCCGGCCGGGTGTTCGCCGGGCACCGCCGAGGGCTCGGCCGACTGCTCGCCGCGCTCGCCGTCGACGGCCGCGGTGCGGTGCCCGAGGCCGCCTCGCTGCTGCTGCTCGACCGGGTCTCGCGGGAGCGCGCGGCCGACGTCGGCTTCGCCGGACCCGGTGCGGGCTGA
- a CDS encoding DUF6480 family protein yields the protein MSVASHPAAAPAAGPALRVVGRSAPTETPECESSTGHGISTPEAVELHTAWPGWAPMLVIAVLVLCTVGFMVGRILAW from the coding sequence ATGTCCGTCGCATCCCACCCCGCCGCAGCCCCCGCCGCCGGTCCCGCCCTGCGGGTCGTCGGCCGGTCCGCGCCCACCGAGACGCCGGAGTGCGAATCCTCCACCGGGCACGGCATCTCGACGCCGGAGGCCGTCGAACTCCACACCGCCTGGCCGGGCTGGGCGCCGATGCTGGTCATCGCCGTCCTGGTGCTGTGCACGGTCGGTTTCATGGTCGGCCGGATCCTCGCGTGGTGA
- a CDS encoding B12-binding domain-containing protein: MGPVRPECRGLARAAVRLDAPAVERTLERAVAELGVVTSWEEVMVPALRAVGRKWAAEGEKYVEVEHLLSWHVSTALRSVARSPGAAAGPALPVLLAGMPGEQHSLPLDAAAAGLSSRELPYRMFGPAVPADALLAAVGRTGPSAVLLWAQSRATADRRLVLQAATTGWGVRGARSRPAVVLAGPGWAGLPRTAGTLRPRSLGQALDLLAGLASPETWGGPGRQPAAAAPAASARARSVMLRAMPPNTTPWNGATAHQ; the protein is encoded by the coding sequence ATGGGTCCCGTCCGTCCGGAGTGCCGCGGCCTGGCCCGGGCGGCCGTCCGGCTGGACGCGCCCGCGGTGGAGCGCACCCTGGAGCGTGCCGTCGCGGAGCTCGGGGTGGTCACCTCCTGGGAGGAGGTGATGGTGCCCGCGCTGCGCGCGGTCGGCCGCAAGTGGGCCGCCGAGGGCGAGAAGTACGTGGAGGTCGAGCACCTGCTGTCCTGGCACGTGTCCACGGCGCTGCGGAGTGTCGCGCGCAGCCCCGGGGCGGCCGCCGGGCCCGCCCTGCCGGTGCTGCTGGCCGGGATGCCGGGCGAGCAGCACTCGCTGCCGCTGGACGCGGCGGCCGCCGGACTCTCCAGCCGGGAGCTGCCGTACCGGATGTTCGGCCCGGCGGTGCCGGCCGACGCGCTATTGGCCGCCGTCGGCCGTACGGGCCCGTCGGCGGTGCTGCTGTGGGCGCAGTCCCGGGCCACGGCGGACCGGCGGCTGGTGCTGCAGGCCGCGACGACGGGCTGGGGTGTGCGCGGGGCGCGGTCCCGGCCGGCCGTCGTGCTGGCCGGTCCGGGCTGGGCCGGTCTGCCGCGCACGGCGGGCACCCTGCGCCCGCGCAGTCTCGGCCAGGCCCTGGACCTGCTGGCGGGCCTGGCCTCCCCTGAGACGTGGGGAGGGCCCGGCCGTCAGCCGGCGGCCGCGGCGCCCGCCGCCTCCGCGCGGGCCCGCTCGGTGATGTTGCGGGCCATGCCGCCGAACACCACCCCGTGGAACGGGGCCACCGCCCACCAGTAG
- a CDS encoding SDR family oxidoreductase — MSQPTAPPLRCLVTGATGYIGGRLVPELLRAGHTVRCLVREPGRLRDHPWRAEVETATGDVTRPATLAGAFDGIDVAYYLVHSLGTGAGFERTDRDAARAFGAAAAQAGVGRIVYLGGLTPAAVPPAELSAHLRSRAEVGRVLRAGGVPTAELRAAVILGSGSASFEMLRYLTERLPVMVTPNWVDTRIQPIAVRDVLRYLVGAALLPPDVDRSLDIGGPDVLTYREMMTRYAAVAGLPRRVIVPVPVLTPRLSSHWVGLVTPVPNAIARPLVESLRHEVVCGENDIARYVPDPPGGLIGFDDAVRLALRRIRDADVATRWSSASLAGAPSDPLPTDPDWAGGSLYEDVKESRVDVPPDAVWRVVEGIGGDNGWYSLPLAWAVRGWMDRFVGGVGLRRGRRDPDRLRVGDSLDFWRVEEIRPGRLLRLRAEMRLPGLAWLELTVTPDGATGTRYRQRALFHPHGLAGHAYWWAVAPFHGVVFGGMARNITERARAEAAGAAAAG; from the coding sequence ATGTCCCAGCCGACCGCACCCCCGCTGCGCTGCCTGGTCACCGGCGCGACCGGCTACATCGGCGGCCGCCTGGTGCCCGAACTGCTGCGGGCCGGGCACACCGTCCGCTGCCTGGTCCGCGAACCCGGACGGCTGCGCGACCATCCGTGGCGGGCCGAGGTGGAGACCGCGACCGGCGACGTCACCCGGCCCGCGACCCTCGCGGGCGCCTTCGACGGCATCGACGTGGCGTACTACCTCGTGCACTCGCTCGGCACCGGCGCCGGCTTCGAACGGACCGACCGGGACGCCGCCCGGGCGTTCGGCGCCGCCGCCGCGCAGGCGGGCGTCGGCCGGATCGTGTATCTCGGCGGCCTGACCCCCGCCGCCGTACCGCCCGCGGAACTCTCCGCCCACCTGCGCTCCCGGGCCGAGGTCGGCCGGGTCCTGCGGGCGGGCGGCGTGCCAACCGCGGAGCTGCGGGCCGCCGTCATCCTCGGCTCGGGCTCGGCCTCCTTCGAGATGCTCCGCTACCTCACCGAGCGGCTGCCCGTCATGGTCACCCCGAACTGGGTCGACACCCGGATCCAGCCGATCGCCGTCCGCGACGTGCTCCGATACCTGGTCGGCGCGGCCCTGCTGCCGCCCGACGTCGACCGGAGCCTCGACATCGGCGGACCCGACGTGCTGACCTACCGGGAGATGATGACGCGGTACGCCGCGGTGGCGGGCCTGCCCCGCCGGGTGATCGTGCCCGTACCCGTCCTCACCCCGCGGCTGTCCAGCCACTGGGTGGGCCTGGTCACGCCCGTCCCCAACGCCATCGCCCGCCCGTTGGTGGAGTCGCTGCGGCACGAGGTGGTCTGCGGGGAGAACGACATCGCCCGGTACGTGCCGGACCCGCCCGGCGGCCTGATCGGCTTCGACGACGCCGTCCGGCTCGCGCTGCGGAGGATCCGGGACGCCGACGTCGCCACCCGCTGGTCCTCCGCCAGCCTGGCCGGCGCGCCCAGCGACCCGCTGCCCACCGACCCCGACTGGGCGGGCGGCAGCCTGTACGAGGACGTCAAGGAGAGCAGGGTGGACGTCCCGCCGGACGCCGTGTGGCGGGTCGTCGAGGGGATCGGCGGCGACAACGGCTGGTACTCCTTGCCGCTCGCCTGGGCGGTGCGCGGCTGGATGGACCGCTTCGTGGGCGGCGTCGGGCTGCGCCGGGGCCGCCGCGACCCGGACCGGCTGCGGGTCGGCGACTCGCTGGACTTCTGGCGGGTCGAGGAGATCCGGCCGGGGCGGCTGCTCAGACTCCGGGCCGAGATGCGGCTGCCGGGGCTGGCCTGGCTCGAACTGACCGTCACCCCGGACGGCGCCACCGGCACCCGCTACCGCCAGCGGGCGCTGTTCCACCCGCACGGTCTGGCCGGGCATGCCTACTGGTGGGCGGTGGCCCCGTTCCACGGGGTGGTGTTCGGCGGCATGGCCCGCAACATCACCGAGCGGGCCCGCGCGGAGGCGGCGGGCGCCGCGGCCGCCGGCTGA
- a CDS encoding sigma-70 family RNA polymerase sigma factor, translating into MNTVVHLSGPQRRGPDLKELIAKVSFGDQDAFSRLYDAVAGPVLGLVRRVLRDPAQSEEVAQEVMLEVWRTASRYQPERGEVMAWVLTMAHRRAVDRVRSAQAAADRDRRAAAQAHTPVYDEVAEQVEGRLEREQVRRCLRMLTEIQRESVTLAYYRGYSYREVADMLGTPLGTVKTRMRDGLIRLRDCLGVGS; encoded by the coding sequence ATGAACACGGTGGTGCACCTGTCCGGCCCGCAGCGGCGGGGACCGGACCTGAAGGAGTTGATCGCCAAGGTCTCCTTCGGCGACCAGGACGCGTTCTCCCGGCTGTACGACGCGGTGGCCGGCCCCGTCCTCGGGCTGGTCCGCCGGGTGCTGCGCGACCCGGCCCAGTCCGAGGAGGTCGCGCAGGAGGTCATGCTGGAGGTGTGGCGCACCGCGTCCCGCTACCAGCCCGAGCGCGGCGAGGTGATGGCCTGGGTGCTGACCATGGCGCACCGCCGCGCCGTCGACCGGGTCCGCTCGGCGCAGGCGGCCGCGGACCGCGACCGGCGGGCCGCGGCGCAGGCGCACACCCCGGTGTACGACGAGGTGGCCGAGCAGGTCGAGGGCCGCCTCGAACGCGAGCAGGTGAGGCGCTGCCTCAGGATGCTCACCGAGATCCAGCGGGAGTCGGTCACCCTGGCGTACTACCGCGGATACTCCTACCGCGAGGTGGCCGACATGCTCGGCACGCCGCTCGGTACCGTCAAGACCCGGATGCGGGACGGCCTGATCCGGCTGCGCGACTGCCTGGGGGTGGGGTCATGA
- a CDS encoding anti-sigma factor: MTIGADLHTLTGAYAAHALDGAERTDFERHLAQCGACAAEVAEFTATLARLGSAEALLPPPDLKARVMAGLPTVRQLAPAGEHAAAGRSGRRHRRLARQWPKFALAASVAVAAGFGGIAVQQHDQADRARAQASRMADQQARLGALLTAPDARTATGTDGSGVGTVVWSQSRGEAGFLAAGLPPLPEGKVYQLWFNDAGTMRPAGLLPATDGSLVLKGAIDGAAGIGVTVEPQGGSQHPSGNPVLLLPFT, translated from the coding sequence ATGACCATCGGGGCCGACCTGCACACGCTCACCGGCGCCTACGCGGCGCACGCCCTGGACGGGGCCGAGCGCACCGACTTCGAACGCCACCTGGCCCAGTGCGGGGCGTGCGCGGCCGAGGTGGCCGAGTTCACCGCCACCCTGGCGAGGCTCGGGTCGGCGGAGGCGCTGCTCCCGCCGCCCGACCTGAAGGCCCGGGTGATGGCCGGTCTGCCGACCGTCCGTCAACTCGCCCCGGCCGGCGAGCACGCGGCCGCCGGGCGCTCCGGCCGCCGGCACCGGCGCCTCGCCCGGCAGTGGCCGAAGTTCGCGCTGGCCGCCTCCGTCGCGGTGGCCGCCGGCTTCGGCGGAATCGCCGTGCAGCAGCACGACCAGGCCGACCGGGCCCGCGCCCAGGCGTCCCGGATGGCCGACCAGCAGGCCCGCCTCGGCGCACTGCTGACGGCCCCCGACGCCCGGACGGCGACCGGCACCGACGGCTCCGGCGTGGGCACCGTGGTCTGGTCGCAGAGCCGCGGCGAGGCGGGTTTCCTCGCGGCCGGGCTGCCGCCGCTGCCCGAGGGCAAGGTGTACCAGCTCTGGTTCAACGATGCCGGGACGATGCGCCCGGCGGGGCTGCTGCCCGCCACCGACGGCTCCCTGGTGCTGAAGGGCGCCATCGACGGCGCGGCCGGAATCGGCGTCACCGTCGAGCCGCAGGGCGGTTCCCAGCACCCGAGCGGCAACCCGGTGCTGCTGCTGCCGTTCACCTGA
- a CDS encoding NAD(P)/FAD-dependent oxidoreductase: MPATVSTAVPEPARSGGRTPRTVAVVGAGVAGLTAAYELRRAGARIELFEADDRLGGHAHTQEATGADGRTIPLDTGFLVHNERTYPHLIKLFRELGVETRDSDMSMSVRCDGCGLEYAGARGPAGLLAQPSAAVRGRYLRMLAEVPRFHRRARRLLADPGAGDPSLAEFLARGGFSRYFVHHFMHPVVAAVWSCAPDLAGDYPARYLFAFLENHGMLGITGSPTWRTVVGGSRTYVERIAARLDTVHRAAPVRAVHRHPDGVTVTTADGRRTDADAVVVATHADQALRLLADPTDDERAVLGAFRYSRNPTVLHRDASRLPRATRARASWNYRMPDCTGRADAVQVSYHLNRLLGLDTAEDYLVTLNEDRHHPVPAEQVVSRTVYEHPVYTGESVAAQRRLPGLSTGRTAFAGAYHGWGFHEDGCRSGVRAAGALLGAVAP, translated from the coding sequence ATGCCCGCAACCGTCTCCACCGCCGTGCCCGAGCCCGCCCGGTCGGGCGGCCGGACACCCCGGACGGTGGCCGTCGTCGGCGCCGGCGTGGCGGGTCTGACCGCCGCGTACGAGCTCCGGCGGGCCGGGGCGCGGATCGAGCTTTTCGAGGCGGACGACCGGCTCGGCGGCCATGCGCACACCCAGGAGGCCACCGGCGCGGACGGCCGGACGATCCCGCTGGACACCGGCTTCCTGGTCCACAACGAGCGCACCTACCCGCACCTGATCAAGCTCTTCCGCGAGCTCGGGGTGGAGACCCGCGACAGCGACATGAGCATGTCCGTGCGGTGCGACGGCTGCGGCCTGGAGTACGCGGGCGCCCGCGGCCCGGCCGGCCTGCTCGCCCAGCCGTCCGCCGCCGTGCGCGGCCGCTACCTGCGGATGCTCGCCGAGGTGCCGCGCTTCCACCGCCGGGCCCGGCGGCTGCTCGCCGACCCGGGCGCCGGCGACCCCTCGCTCGCCGAGTTCCTCGCCCGTGGCGGCTTCTCCCGCTACTTCGTCCACCACTTCATGCACCCCGTCGTCGCCGCGGTCTGGTCCTGCGCCCCCGACCTGGCCGGCGACTACCCCGCCCGGTACCTGTTCGCGTTCCTGGAGAACCACGGAATGCTCGGCATCACCGGCTCACCCACCTGGCGCACGGTGGTCGGCGGCTCGCGCACGTACGTCGAGCGGATCGCCGCACGGCTCGACACCGTCCACCGCGCCGCCCCCGTCCGGGCCGTCCACCGGCACCCGGACGGCGTGACGGTCACCACCGCGGACGGCAGGCGGACGGATGCCGACGCCGTGGTGGTGGCCACCCACGCGGACCAGGCGCTGCGCCTGCTGGCCGACCCCACCGACGACGAGCGCGCCGTCCTCGGCGCGTTCCGCTACTCCCGCAACCCGACCGTGCTGCACCGCGACGCCTCCCGGCTGCCGCGCGCCACCCGCGCCCGTGCCTCCTGGAACTACCGGATGCCGGACTGCACCGGCCGCGCCGACGCCGTCCAGGTCAGCTACCACCTCAACCGGCTGCTCGGTCTCGACACCGCCGAGGACTACCTGGTCACCCTCAACGAGGACCGCCACCACCCCGTCCCCGCCGAGCAGGTCGTCTCCCGCACCGTCTACGAGCACCCCGTGTACACCGGCGAGAGCGTCGCCGCCCAGCGCCGGCTGCCCGGGCTCTCCACCGGCCGCACCGCCTTCGCCGGCGCCTACCACGGCTGGGGCTTCCACGAGGACGGCTGCCGCTCCGGCGTCCGGGCAGCCGGCGCCCTGCTGGGCGCGGTCGCGCCATGA
- a CDS encoding DUF1365 domain-containing protein: protein MTAALPGPWGAALYECRIGHARTTPLRHSFGHRTYLWLVDLDRLPRLPAVLRPLARFRAADHPGDPRLTLRQNLDAYLAGQGVDLAGGRVLMLAQARSLGHVFNPLTVYWCHDTAGRPVCTVAEVHNTYGGHHRYLLHPDDTGRARTPKEFYVSPFFPVDGGYRMTLPEPGADLRLTVRLDREGRPAFTATVHGERRPASVRALLRAALRHPFATYAVPLHIRYQGIRLLLRGLPVHPRPDRITREEVPAP, encoded by the coding sequence ATGACCGCCGCCCTGCCCGGCCCCTGGGGCGCCGCCCTGTACGAGTGCCGGATCGGTCACGCCCGGACGACCCCGCTGCGGCACTCCTTCGGGCACCGCACCTACCTGTGGCTGGTCGACCTCGACCGGCTGCCGCGGCTGCCCGCCGTGCTGCGACCGCTCGCCCGCTTCCGCGCCGCCGACCACCCCGGCGACCCGCGGCTGACCCTCCGGCAGAACCTCGATGCCTACCTCGCCGGCCAGGGTGTCGACCTGGCCGGCGGCCGCGTCCTGATGCTCGCCCAGGCCCGGTCGCTCGGCCACGTGTTCAACCCGCTCACCGTCTACTGGTGCCACGACACCGCCGGCCGGCCCGTCTGCACGGTGGCCGAGGTGCACAACACCTACGGCGGCCACCACCGCTACCTGCTCCACCCGGACGACACCGGCCGTGCCCGGACGCCCAAGGAGTTCTACGTCTCGCCGTTCTTCCCCGTCGACGGCGGCTACCGGATGACGCTGCCCGAACCCGGCGCGGACCTCCGGCTCACCGTCCGGCTCGACCGCGAGGGGCGTCCCGCCTTCACCGCGACCGTGCACGGCGAGCGCCGCCCCGCCTCCGTCCGCGCCCTCCTCCGGGCGGCCCTGCGCCACCCGTTCGCCACCTACGCCGTCCCGCTGCACATCCGATACCAGGGCATCCGGCTGCTGCTGCGCGGCCTGCCCGTGCACCCCCGTCCCGACCGGATCACCCGAGAAGAGGTCCCCGCCCCGTGA
- a CDS encoding cyclopropane-fatty-acyl-phospholipid synthase family protein, whose product MTAAAQLEPLLTGLLDGPLPFRLRAWDGSTAGPADAPVVVLRNRRALRRLLWQPGELGLADAYITGDLDVEGDLAGGLSSVRAALAGRGPLRPRLADWPGLLAAAARLGVLGPRPVPPAGRARVGGALHSRSRDRAVISHHYDLSNEFYALLLGPATAYSCAYWTPKADTLAAAQTAKFDLICRKLGLEPGSRLLDVGCGWGALALHAAREYGARVTGVTLSARQHAHATAAVAEAGLTDRVGIRLQDYRELADGPYDAISCVEMGEHVGDGRYPEFAARLHGLLRPEGRLLVQQMSRGANAPGGGAFIETYIAPDMSMRPVGATVAMLEDAGLEVRNVEAMREHYARTIDAWHDRLEEHLADFTDLVGEPTVRLWRLYMAGSSLAFAERRMGVDQILAVRPTTAGASGAPATPAEWYAEAP is encoded by the coding sequence ATGACCGCCGCCGCCCAGCTCGAACCCCTGCTCACCGGCCTCCTCGACGGCCCGCTGCCGTTCCGGCTGCGCGCCTGGGACGGCTCCACCGCGGGCCCGGCCGACGCGCCCGTGGTCGTGCTGCGCAACCGCCGGGCGCTGCGCCGGCTGCTCTGGCAGCCCGGCGAACTCGGCCTCGCCGACGCCTACATCACCGGCGACCTCGACGTGGAGGGCGACCTCGCCGGCGGCCTGAGCAGCGTCCGCGCCGCCCTCGCCGGCCGCGGCCCCCTCCGCCCCCGCCTCGCCGACTGGCCCGGCCTGCTCGCCGCCGCCGCGCGGCTCGGCGTCCTCGGTCCGCGCCCCGTCCCGCCGGCCGGGCGGGCCCGGGTCGGCGGCGCGCTGCACAGCCGCTCCCGGGACCGCGCCGTCATCAGCCACCACTACGACCTCTCCAACGAGTTCTACGCCCTGCTGCTCGGCCCCGCGACGGCCTACTCCTGCGCCTACTGGACGCCCAAGGCGGACACACTGGCCGCCGCGCAGACGGCCAAGTTCGACCTGATCTGCCGCAAGCTCGGCCTGGAGCCCGGCAGCAGGCTGCTCGACGTCGGCTGCGGCTGGGGAGCCCTCGCCCTGCACGCCGCCCGGGAGTACGGTGCCCGGGTCACCGGTGTCACCCTCTCCGCCCGTCAGCACGCCCACGCCACGGCCGCGGTGGCCGAGGCGGGCCTCACCGACCGGGTCGGGATCCGGCTCCAGGACTACCGCGAACTCGCCGACGGCCCGTACGACGCGATCAGCTGCGTCGAGATGGGCGAACACGTCGGCGACGGCCGGTACCCGGAGTTCGCCGCCCGCCTGCACGGACTGCTCCGCCCCGAGGGGCGGCTGCTCGTCCAGCAGATGTCCCGCGGCGCGAACGCTCCCGGCGGCGGCGCCTTCATCGAGACCTACATCGCCCCGGACATGTCGATGCGGCCGGTCGGCGCCACCGTCGCGATGCTGGAGGACGCCGGCCTGGAGGTGCGCAACGTCGAGGCGATGCGAGAGCACTACGCCCGGACGATCGACGCCTGGCACGACCGGCTGGAGGAGCACCTCGCCGACTTCACCGACCTGGTCGGCGAGCCGACCGTGCGGCTCTGGCGGCTCTACATGGCCGGCAGCTCCCTCGCGTTCGCCGAGCGCCGGATGGGCGTCGACCAGATCCTCGCCGTCCGCCCCACCACGGCCGGAGCCTCCGGCGCACCGGCCACCCCGGCCGAGTGGTACGCGGAGGCGCCGTGA
- a CDS encoding DUF1295 domain-containing protein, giving the protein MNGSAFAVNLAATLGASLLVMLAAFAVGVRTGRHRGVDVAWGIGFTAVALTGYGLSAGHGDDGRRLLATVLVTVWGLRLSAHIGHRSRGTDEDPRYAKMLSRAPAGPRRTWYALRMVYLLQAGLVWFVSLPVQVAQYLPDPLGPLAWAGTALWAVGLFFEAVGDRQLSRFKADPANRGRVMDRGLWRYTRHPNYFGDACVWWGLFLLSADTPIGWAFVLSPVLMTYLLAFGSGKPMLERQMGASKPGWAEYTARTSGFLPLPPRNRPHPPTPGPSR; this is encoded by the coding sequence GTGAACGGCAGCGCGTTCGCGGTCAACCTGGCGGCCACGCTCGGTGCCTCGCTCCTCGTCATGCTGGCCGCCTTCGCCGTGGGCGTGCGGACGGGCCGGCACCGCGGCGTCGACGTCGCCTGGGGGATCGGCTTCACCGCCGTCGCCCTCACCGGCTACGGCCTGTCCGCCGGGCACGGCGACGACGGGCGGCGGCTGCTGGCCACCGTCCTGGTCACCGTCTGGGGCCTGCGGCTGTCCGCCCACATCGGGCACCGCTCGCGGGGCACGGACGAGGACCCGCGCTACGCGAAGATGCTCTCGCGCGCCCCCGCCGGCCCGCGCCGCACCTGGTACGCCCTGCGGATGGTCTACCTGCTCCAGGCGGGCCTCGTCTGGTTCGTCTCCCTGCCCGTGCAGGTCGCGCAGTACCTGCCCGACCCGCTCGGCCCGCTCGCCTGGGCGGGCACCGCCCTGTGGGCCGTCGGCCTGTTCTTCGAGGCCGTCGGCGACCGCCAGCTGAGCCGCTTCAAGGCCGACCCGGCCAACCGCGGCCGGGTGATGGACCGCGGGCTGTGGCGCTACACCCGCCACCCCAACTACTTCGGCGACGCCTGCGTCTGGTGGGGCCTGTTCCTGCTCTCCGCCGACACGCCGATCGGCTGGGCCTTCGTCCTCAGCCCCGTCCTGATGACGTATCTGTTGGCCTTCGGCAGCGGCAAGCCGATGCTGGAGCGCCAGATGGGTGCCAGCAAGCCGGGCTGGGCCGAGTACACCGCCCGGACCAGCGGCTTCCTCCCGCTGCCACCCCGCAACCGTCCGCATCCACCGACCCCTGGGCCCTCCCGATGA
- a CDS encoding deoxyribodipyrimidine photo-lyase: MTVSVALLSQDLRLHDNPVLHAAHAAADEVVPLFVLDPDIAAAGFAAANRQAFLGDCLADLDASLRRIGGRLVLRRGRAAEETARLAREVDAVSVHVAAGVSAFAHRRESELRKEFGDRLHVHDASLTAAAPGAVTPAGKDHYAVFTPYFRAWQQTARRVPHAAPRALRTPDGPRSEPIPRVRPDSPGLPEGGEGAARRLWRDWDVDGYADLHDDLAADGTSHLSPYLHFGCLSAAELVHLASGRGGEGAEAFVRQLVWRDFHHQVLAARPSAAWQNYRGKGDRWRHDEAETEAWRQGRTGFPIVDAGMRQLAHEGWMHNRARLLTACFLTKTLYQDWRIGARHFLSLLVDGDLANNQLNWQWVAGTGTDTRPNRVLNPTVQADRFDPDGTYVRRWVPELADVPGRAVHRPWKLPEPPAGYPAPIVDPQDTSARLRHARGLD, encoded by the coding sequence ATGACCGTCTCCGTCGCCCTGCTCAGCCAGGACCTCCGGCTGCACGACAACCCCGTGCTGCACGCCGCCCACGCCGCCGCCGACGAGGTGGTGCCGCTGTTCGTCCTCGACCCCGACATCGCCGCCGCGGGCTTCGCCGCCGCCAACCGGCAGGCCTTCCTCGGCGACTGCCTCGCCGACCTCGACGCCTCGCTGCGCCGGATCGGCGGCCGGCTGGTGCTGCGCCGCGGCCGCGCCGCCGAGGAGACCGCCCGACTAGCCCGCGAGGTCGACGCCGTCTCGGTGCACGTCGCCGCCGGGGTCAGCGCCTTCGCCCACCGCCGCGAGAGCGAGCTGCGCAAGGAGTTCGGCGACCGGCTGCACGTGCACGACGCCTCGCTGACGGCCGCTGCTCCCGGCGCCGTCACCCCCGCCGGCAAGGACCACTACGCGGTCTTCACCCCGTACTTCCGTGCCTGGCAGCAGACCGCGCGGCGCGTCCCGCACGCCGCGCCGCGCGCCCTGCGCACCCCGGACGGCCCGCGCAGCGAGCCGATCCCGCGGGTGCGGCCCGACTCGCCCGGGCTGCCCGAGGGCGGCGAGGGCGCCGCCCGTCGGCTCTGGCGCGACTGGGACGTGGACGGCTACGCCGACCTGCACGACGACCTCGCCGCCGACGGCACCTCCCACCTCTCGCCGTACCTGCACTTCGGCTGCCTCTCGGCCGCGGAGCTCGTCCACCTCGCCTCCGGGCGCGGCGGCGAGGGCGCCGAGGCGTTCGTCCGGCAGCTGGTCTGGCGGGACTTCCACCACCAGGTGCTCGCCGCGCGGCCGTCCGCCGCCTGGCAGAACTACCGGGGCAAGGGCGACCGGTGGCGCCACGACGAGGCCGAGACCGAGGCCTGGCGGCAGGGCCGCACCGGCTTCCCGATCGTCGACGCGGGCATGCGCCAGCTCGCCCACGAGGGCTGGATGCACAACCGGGCCCGGCTGCTGACGGCCTGCTTCCTCACCAAGACGCTCTACCAGGACTGGCGGATCGGCGCCCGGCACTTCCTGTCCCTGCTGGTCGACGGCGACCTCGCCAACAACCAGCTGAACTGGCAGTGGGTGGCCGGCACCGGCACCGACACCCGCCCCAACCGGGTGCTCAACCCGACCGTCCAGGCCGACCGCTTCGACCCGGACGGCACCTACGTGCGCCGCTGGGTGCCGGAGCTCGCCGATGTGCCCGGCCGGGCCGTGCACCGCCCCTGGAAGCTGCCCGAGCCCCCGGCCGGCTACCCGGCACCCATCGTCGACCCGCAGGACACCTCCGCCCGGCTGCGCCACGCCCGCGGCCTGGACTGA